The following are encoded together in the Pirellulales bacterium genome:
- a CDS encoding cytochrome c, with translation MKRNQEMLWVSVAARFFVFGAVSLALVSVLGAVPPRRKSSHFCRHHGGQILVDSHPMFAGPPGGTWYWMRSPEEEKQAAAALFNRYCIRCHGIDGRGVWDIPGIPNFTNVRFHASRSDDQLARAIMQGRGAVMPPFRGALTLEEAWALARYVRGFIPGTEVSRPDEGESQQARPETKPGKRERKAKAQGGGQPSPENLPPPKAK, from the coding sequence ATGAAGCGAAATCAAGAGATGCTCTGGGTCAGCGTCGCTGCCCGTTTTTTTGTTTTTGGCGCGGTCAGCCTGGCGTTGGTCTCGGTCTTAGGGGCGGTCCCGCCCAGGCGGAAAAGCTCGCACTTTTGCCGGCATCATGGCGGCCAGATCCTCGTCGATAGCCATCCCATGTTTGCGGGCCCACCGGGCGGCACGTGGTACTGGATGCGCAGCCCGGAGGAGGAAAAACAGGCCGCGGCGGCTCTCTTCAATCGCTATTGCATCCGCTGCCACGGCATCGATGGCCGCGGCGTATGGGACATTCCCGGCATCCCCAATTTCACCAACGTCCGCTTTCACGCTTCGCGGTCCGACGATCAGCTGGCCCGCGCGATCATGCAGGGACGCGGGGCCGTTATGCCGCCGTTCCGCGGCGCGCTGACGTTGGAAGAGGCCTGGGCACTGGCGCGCTACGTGCGCGGCTTCATTCCCGGCACGGAGGTTTCGCGCCCCGACGAGGGCGAGTCTCAACAGGCCAGGCCGGAAACCAAACCGGGAAAGAGGGAGCGAAAGGCCAAAGCGCAAGGAGGCGGCCAGCCGTCTCCAGAGAACCTGCCGCCGCCGAAAGCAAAATAG